Sequence from the Nocardiopsis sp. YSL2 genome:
CCGATTCGCCATGCCACTGAGACGCCGGCCAGAGCGCGCTTGGCACCGGCTCGGAAGTGCTCGAGGTTTTCGGGGCGTACATGGAGAGCGACCCACTCCACTGCCCAGTCCGCGCGGAGGGGCCTTCCCTCCGCGGCCGCCGCCCCGACCCCGTGCAGTAGGGAGAACGGCGTTCCTAGCGCACCGGAATCGAAGCGCGGAGGGTCCTGGGGAGCCTGGTCCTGCACGACCCGGGCCAGTTCGAGCAGACCATCGACGTAGGAGACGGTCCCGCGGTGATGCGCGAATCCGGATCGGAGGCGTTTGAGCTCGGCCAGCACCGGGTTGGAGGTCTGAATGCGTGGATTATGCTTTCCGACCAGGTCGACGAGTCGCCGCTCCAACCCTTGCAGGTAGAGGCGTACGAAGACCGGAGGGATCCCCTGGCACCGGTGACGGTTCTGCAACCACCGGAGGTAGTGCCAACGCTGTTGCGAAGAGAGGGCCGCGTATGAGCGGACTGTGTCGGAGACCGCGCCGATCGTTTCGACGTCTGGACGCTGGACAGCGCAGTTGATGTCGAGTGAGGACGCGCTCTGCAGGTCGGGAGCGCCCATGTCCTTCCCGGGCCCGTATCCGGTGTATAGCATTCCGTCGGGAATGTGCATTCCCCCGATGCTGACTTCGGTTCCCGGTGACTTCCAGGTGGACCAGCGCCGGGTTACGGAGTTCGCCTTCCGCGGTACGGACGGTACAGCGGGCGGTTCGGGCTGCTGTTCCGGTGCGGGCAGGGGCCTGGTCTGTTTCACCGGCGCTATCGTCCGGTCCGCTTCCTTGGCCTTCTTCTGGTTGGGAGCGGGCAGGGCGGCTCCCGGCTTGGCGCAGTCATCGAGCGCCTTGCTCGAGATCATTCCGAGGGTTTGCAGGGTGGGGAAGTGATCCCATACCATCTTCGCCTTGCCCGTAGGTACGGGGAAGACTCCCAAAGAAGGATGTGCTGGCCGGTAGGACCACTGGAGATCCGGAAGTTCCTTCGACAGACGCAGCCCGTTGGGGAGAGTTTGAACAAAGCGCTTCCTGAAGGCCCGGTGGAATTCTCTCGTCCGCTGGACTTCCGGATTCTTGGCTGTGAAAGGGTGCATCCGAACCCAGAACACGACCAGTTCCAGAGGCAGAGGACGCCCCGTGCAGGCGTACATGCCGAGCTTGAACTGCAGCACCTGCTGAGTCATCTTCGAACTGGGTCCGGTATTCTGCGAGGAGAAGATGTCCCTCTCATCCATGGCCAGTCGTTCCAGGACGGCCGCGAAGGAACCAGCGGACCTAACGAACCCTTCATGAGAGGAGTAGTCGGAGATCAGGAAGTGCAGGTAGGAGAGAAGCTCCGTCAGGTTGTCCCGGCTCTGCCTGTGGGGTTTGAGGTCGACTAGGGCCCGGTGTTCCAAGCCATGGAGCAGAAGGACGAGGAAACTCTCTCGGGCCGATGAAACGGGCCGACCGGCCTTGAGCCAGTCGAGGAACTCCCCTCTGGCCCCGGGTGAGAGATCGGCGTAGGCAGCGACTTCGTCCCGCGTGGGCCTCCCCCCAGACCCGGTATCCGCAGGGAGGGTAGCATCTACCACCTCAAGGCGTGCCTTCCGGTCAACAGGGACTCCGTAGTAGAACATCCCGTCGCTGATGGACCGCCCCTGCACTCGAACGGTCTCAATGCTGCTGATCCAGCGCGGCGGACCGACGGGCGCGGTATCGGCCCCCGGAGCGGGTTCTGGAGTGGGGGGGAGCTCGGAATCGGTAGCCGTTGCGGGCTCACCCGTAGGAGCGGATGGCGGAAGCGGGGGGCTCGTCATAGGTGCCTGCGCTTCCAGTTCTGGCAGTTCGAGGTCCTCGAAGACCTGGGCGTCCACGACGACGAGCTCCTCGTCCTCGTAGACCACCTCCGCGTCGCACCGCTCCTCGGCGAACTCGTTGATCTCCGTCAGGGCGGCATTGAGCATCAGTCCCAGCTCCCGGGCACGGTCAGCGGCTTCGCTGCGACTGCACTCGCCCTTGTCCGCGAGACCCGCCAGCAGAAGACGGAGGGGGCCCGACAGCGGATCCCGCTCCTCCCCCTCCTGTGGGGCGGTCGGCGGAATGGTGACCGATTCGAGTGGGTCCGGCTCTCCGGACTCCTCGTCCTCCTCGAAGAGGGTGTCCAGCAGCCTGTCCGAGGCGGCGTTGTCCTGCTGGATCGTGGCTAGGAGCTCACGGTCGATGAAACCGTCCCCGGCCGTCGGCTTCTCCTCGGTCCGCACTTCAGCAGCTGTCCCAGGACTGGTCACGGAAGGCCCGTCGGTCTCAGGGACCGAAGGAGCCACGGCAACCTGGGAAAGGGCTGGCGAGGCCTCCGGCGCTCCGTAGTGGACGTGGGCACTGGCGCGGTGGAGGGCGTCGTACGTCCGCTGCCCGGGCAGCGGAGCACCGGTGAACCTCCACGATTCACGCGCCCCCGCAGGGACCACTTCGAGCACCCGAAGAAGCTCCTCCGAGCGGCGCACGAGGACCCCATGGATGGCGTACCTCGCGGAGAGCCTACGGATCTCGGAGGCGATGGAGACAAGCTCCTCGGTGCCCTCCCCACGCTGCATCAGGTGAAAGGCCCGTCGTTCAAGTCCACAGAAGTAGTTGAGCACGAAGCCGGACTCGACGCCCCGGGCGTCCCGGCCGTCGACGAGCCACTGGAGGTAGTGGGCCCGGGCGTCCTCGTGGAGCTCCCGATAGGGAACGGGACGGTTGGGCGGCGATCCCGAGTTGAAGGCGGGGCGCCGCGAAGACCCCACAGGGAGCTCGGATTCGATCATCCCGGTGGAGCCCTCAACCGAGGAATCGGAGTCCTTGAGGTAGAGCAGCCCTCCTTGGACTGTGGTTCCCCGCACATTCATCGCGGCTCCCACCGGGTACCACACAAGCCCGTGCGTGCCCTCACGCACCGAAGTGGGGGTATTCCGTTTCGAAGCTGCCTTCTCAAAGAAGGAGAAACGCACCCGACCTCCAGGTTCGGACCAGGTGGAGCAGGGAAGAGGGACCGAATCGAGCACGCCGTGTGAAGGCCCTGTGCGGGGGGACCGCACGGGAGCCGAACATTCCGCATGGGCTCGGGGGTTTCGGACAGCGGGGACTCAATACCGTACTACACACGGTCACAGCACACATAGCCGCGAAGCCACATTTACCCGATGCATGCCGGTTGACGTAGTTTTCATTCTTCCGTGTCCGCTGGACGGACCACACCCTCCTCCTCGACCAGCACGCCCTTGCCCAACAGCACCTCCAGATCGTGGTCGAAGGCCTGGCTGATGTCCTTGCCGCTGCGCCCCCACTCGAAGGTCTCGCGCATCGAACGCAGCAGGTCCTTGCGGGCGATGCGCGCGGAGTCACGGACGATCAGGCGCAGCGCCTCCTGCCGTTCGGCGGAGGGAACCTCACTGATCTTGCGGATGGCCGAGCCGAAGGGCCTGCGAACCGCGACCCCGCCACCGGGCCACCAGATCGTGCTGTCGTCACGCACGAGCCTGCCTTCACGCAGCAGGTGCTTCAGGGTGACGTCGAAGTTGGCTCTGACCGTGGAGCCGAGGCGCTCGCCCCCCAGGGCGTCGAGCGTCTTGCGGTACAGCCAGCCGAGCTCGACCGGGCTCTCGTTCTCAACGATCAGCAAGAACAGTCCCGCGATGTAGGGACGGGCTTCCGCGCTCCTGGGCTCGTACCAGTACCCCTCTTCGTGGGGCCGGTAGTCGTGGGTCACGTAGTCGACCAGCCAGTCAGGGCGTTGCCGGCCAGCCTGCTCAGCGGCCCTGGCTCGTTCTTTCTCGTCGGGGACCCTCACCAGATCGGGTGTTCGCTCCTCCGCGGGCTCGTCCTCGCTAACCGGCACCTCAGCGGAGGAAGACCGGCGGCCTCCTGCGGCCCGGGCGTCGCGCACGGCACCCTCCACCGCCTCGCGCAACCGCTCCTGTGCGCGGGCGCGGTCCCGGTACCAGTCGGTGCCCCAGATCCGGTGCAGCCGCCACCCCAAACCCTCGAGAACCCCATCCCGCAGGCGATCCCGGTCTCGGGCGACCTTGGAGGAGTGGTACATGGCCCCATCGCACTCGACACCGATGACGTACCGCCCGGGCAGGTCCGGGTCGATGACCCCGAGGTCGACGCGGTAGCCGGCCACACCGACCTGGGGCTGGACCTCGTACCCCCAGTCCTGGAGCACAGCGAGTACGGAGTCCTCGAACGGGCTCTCCGTCTCCGCTTCCGGCTGACCCCCGACGGGCTGGGCCTCCAGGGCCGCCGGGCCGTGTTCGGCGTAACGGAGGTACTCACACAGTCGGCGCAGGCCCTCGGCGTCGTCCGGACCCACACGCAGGTCGTCCGCGGAGAAGGAGCTGACCACCTCGACTCGGCGCTTGGCCCGGGTGATGGCGACGTTGAGCCGACGGTGACCGTCACCGCGGTTGATCGGCCCGAAGTTCTTGTGGATGCGTCCGTCGGCCGTGGGCCCGTAGCCCACAGAGAGGATGATGACGTCGCGCTCGTCGCCCTGGACCGTCTCCAGGTTCTTGACGAAGAATCCTCCGAGACGGTCCCCCTCCACCTTGGGGCGGAGCTCGGGGAACCGTTCCAGCACCTTGTCGACCGCGTCCTCGATGGCGTTGGCCTGTTCCCTGGACAGGGCGACGACTCCGAGGGTCCGGTCGGGGCGTGTCCTGAAGTGGTGGACGACCCGTTCGGCGACCTTGCACGCCTCGATCCGGTTGTTGCGGGCGCCGCCGCGGTCGTAGAGGCCGCCCTCGACCCTGACGAAGGCGACCCCGGTGTCCTCGTTCCGCAGATGGGCCCCGGGGAAGGTGATGAGCTCGCTGCTGTAGAACTTGCGGTTGCTGAAGGCGATCAGGTCTTCGTGGCGGCTGCGGTAGTGCCAGCGCAACGGAATGTCCCGCATCCGACCACTGGCCTTGCACATGTCCAGCAGTGACTCGTAGGTCTCCTGTTGTTCCTCGTCCCACTCGTCGTCGGTGGTCGCCCGATCAAAGAAGCCGGTGGGAGGCAACTGCTTCTGGTCACCGGCCACGATCAGTGATCGGCCCCGGTAGACACAGTTGATCGCGTCTGCCGGCTTCACCTGGGACGCTTCGTCGAAAACGACCACGTCGAACCGCATATCCGAGGGCAGGAACATGCTCACAGTGAGCGGGCTCATCATGAGGCAGGGAGTGAGCAGTTGCGCCTCCCACGTCACTTCCTCCATGAGCTTGCGCACCGGCATGTGGCGCCGTTTCTTCTCCGCCTCCCGACGGATCACTCCCAGCCCCGGGGAGTAGGAGGCCATCGGAGGCCGGTGGTCAGACCACTGGTGAAGCACCTCCTGCCTGGCCCAGGTGTGGAGTCGGCGATCCCTCTTGCGGAACTCCTGCACCTCGTTGTCACGGACTGGTCCGGGTTCCCTGCGCACACGTTCGTCCTCGCGCAGGCGACGATCGGTCCAGGCCCTCAGGACGGCGCGTTCCACCGTGTCCGGCCACCGCTCGGGCCCTCTACCCGAACCGGCGTAGCGCTCCAGGAGCGGGCCCAGCCCGTGGGACCGCATGGCCTCCAGACCGGCCAGGGCCGTGCTCCAGCGCTCCAAGGACGAGACGTCCTCGCGCAGCGCGAACAGGAACTGTTCGGCCGCGGCCAACTCACCGGAGAGCCGCCCCGTGATGGTCGGCCGAACCAGGTCGTCGAAGAGGGAGGCGAAGGCACCGGCCTCCCGTTCCCACTCGTCCACCGCATGGGCGAGGTCGTCCGGTGCACCCTTGACGCGTAGCGAGGGGACCGCCCCTTCGGGCCACTGCTGCGCGGAGGCCCCCACGGCATCGCCGACCAGGCGTCGGGCGCGCCGCGTCCAGGAGAGGGCGTCCTGGAGTGCCTCATCCAGTTTCTCGTCGACCCGGTAGAGGGAGCCCAGGACCTCCCGGTCGGCATGCTCGTGGAGTTCCAGCTCGGTCTCGGCCGCGTCCCGGCGGCGAGCCAGTGTGATCTCCCGGTCCGCTTCGACAGCCTTGACGTCCCGCCCCGTGGCATCGCGGAACCGGCGCAGCAGGTCTCGGAGGTGCTCCATCCGGACGCGGACCTGCTTCAGCCAGGACAATGCGCTCCCGGGTGCGAGGGTGTGCGCCTGAGCGGACCCGCCAGGCAGCGAGGCGAGTGTCCGGGGCCAGGCCGACCAGGTCTGGCGTGCCTGGTCGAGGTCCTCAGCAAGGTCGGTGAGGTCGCCGTGTTCCAGGAAGCGGGCGAGTTCGGCGCGTTCCTCCTCTTGCAGCTCCGCGCGGCACAGGTCTGCCCGGTCCAGAGCTGCCGTGACCAGGGCGGTGTCGGTCTCCTCCCCTCGCCAGTACCGACCGAATGCCTGGCCCAGTACGTCGGCCTGCCCCCAAAGGCCCTGATGGTCCTCGTACCAGCGTTGGGCGTCACTGATCCGGTCGTTCAGCCCGTCATCCCAGCCACCGCTGTGACTGAGTGACGCGGCCAGGGCGCGGTCCTGGTGGCAGGCGCGACCGAGGGCCCCGCCGACCATCCCCTCGTCGGTGTTCGCGGTGTGGGTCTGGGCTCGCAGGGACTCGATACCGGCGATGTCCAGGCGGTCCGGCCCGAGGACGGGTTCGACCGCGGCACGCAGCTCCTGGGAGACCCGTTCGGCCCAGTCCAGGTCATCGACCAGTTCCTGCCGCGTCCGTGCGTCCAGGAGTTCGCGGTAGGTCGCGAGAACACTCTGATCTGCCACCTCGTGGCGGCGCAGGTCCCGGTCCGCGTGCCGGGCGCGCAGTACGCAGTCCCGGATGGCACGCGCGGTGCCTGTTGACACAGGGCCGACGACGGGAGTCAGTGTGTCGGCCAGGGCCGCGTCAGCGGTCAGTCTGTCCGCCCCCGCTACCAGCCAGGCGGCGGCCTGTCCCAGGGACAGCTCGAACAACGACGCGGTCGAGGGAAGCAGCTGTCGGGCCGCCTCCTCCCAGGGGGCCAGCTCGTCCAGCGCGGCACGTGCCCCGGCGACGGTCGTCGGGTCCAAGGGCTGGCCCTGGTAGAGGAAGCGCCGCAGCCCGCTGAGTCCGTCCACAGGGAGCAGTTGACGGAGCTGGACGGCGATGCGCAGGCAGGCGCGTACCGCGGTGAAGTCTGTTTCCTCCCCTCGCCAGTGGTGGCCGAGCCGGGCCTGGTAGGCAGCGGAGTTCTGAGCCAGGTGGCGATGCGCGTGCTGCCAGCGGATCACGTCGGTGAGGCGTTCTGGCACACGCTTGTCCCAGGAGCCATCGAGTGTCATGGTCGCGGCCCGGCGCTTGTCCTCTCGGAAGGCGGAGCCGAGCATGCGGTCGAAACGGCCGTAGCCGGACAGACGCTCGTTGAGCTCTTCCAGTCCCTCCTCCTCGACGGCCCCAGGGCTGAACAGCTCGGAGGCGACCGCACGGGCTTCGCGGAGTCCGGCAACCGCCTGTTCGGCATCGTCCAGAGCCATCCGAGCCGCCTCGGCCTCCTCTTCTCCCAGCCAGGCGGGCAGGGGCAGGGCGTCCGTGCCCAGGCCGACAGCGGCTTCGAGGAAGGCCTGTGTGCGCCGGGGGTGGTCGGGTCGAGGGCAGGCGAGCGCCTGGGCGATCGCGTCCGCCACCGCACTCACCTCGGCCAACCGCGTGGCCCAACCACCGAAGAAGCGGGCATCGGTGCGAGCCCGTTCCGCGGTGGACTCCGTGTCCAACCCGACCACCTCCGCAGTGGGGTCGTCGGTGTCGAAGTCGGGCAGTTCGTTCCAAGGCACGTCAGTGAGCTGCCCCAGATCCTCCACAGCGAATCGATGGGACTTC
This genomic interval carries:
- a CDS encoding TerB N-terminal domain-containing protein, which codes for MRFSFFEKAASKRNTPTSVREGTHGLVWYPVGAAMNVRGTTVQGGLLYLKDSDSSVEGSTGMIESELPVGSSRRPAFNSGSPPNRPVPYRELHEDARAHYLQWLVDGRDARGVESGFVLNYFCGLERRAFHLMQRGEGTEELVSIASEIRRLSARYAIHGVLVRRSEELLRVLEVVPAGARESWRFTGAPLPGQRTYDALHRASAHVHYGAPEASPALSQVAVAPSVPETDGPSVTSPGTAAEVRTEEKPTAGDGFIDRELLATIQQDNAASDRLLDTLFEEDEESGEPDPLESVTIPPTAPQEGEERDPLSGPLRLLLAGLADKGECSRSEAADRARELGLMLNAALTEINEFAEERCDAEVVYEDEELVVVDAQVFEDLELPELEAQAPMTSPPLPPSAPTGEPATATDSELPPTPEPAPGADTAPVGPPRWISSIETVRVQGRSISDGMFYYGVPVDRKARLEVVDATLPADTGSGGRPTRDEVAAYADLSPGARGEFLDWLKAGRPVSSARESFLVLLLHGLEHRALVDLKPHRQSRDNLTELLSYLHFLISDYSSHEGFVRSAGSFAAVLERLAMDERDIFSSQNTGPSSKMTQQVLQFKLGMYACTGRPLPLELVVFWVRMHPFTAKNPEVQRTREFHRAFRKRFVQTLPNGLRLSKELPDLQWSYRPAHPSLGVFPVPTGKAKMVWDHFPTLQTLGMISSKALDDCAKPGAALPAPNQKKAKEADRTIAPVKQTRPLPAPEQQPEPPAVPSVPRKANSVTRRWSTWKSPGTEVSIGGMHIPDGMLYTGYGPGKDMGAPDLQSASSLDINCAVQRPDVETIGAVSDTVRSYAALSSQQRWHYLRWLQNRHRCQGIPPVFVRLYLQGLERRLVDLVGKHNPRIQTSNPVLAELKRLRSGFAHHRGTVSYVDGLLELARVVQDQAPQDPPRFDSGALGTPFSLLHGVGAAAAEGRPLRADWAVEWVALHVRPENLEHFRAGAKRALAGVSVAWRIGREVPRGLPDLVFTYRPRCPDLGEQDVVLEGVPDLTGVEPPQKLVDRILPTQPSPVSNPPVQTDTPIKQASLVPEEPCAPTAAAKEGRGWQETRLLMSAWAGLAVEMSRHSGELTVHHRVAVMRGVLELGDAPLARVRNWQLHRLEDQSGEPETQVRALVNTPLPRRERAGDLLLDLLDLTASTTPEQLSFLLAVHQGLGLEAVFRLRLSYRGLAPDPAGNGAMGATWKPRKSTRHRTAAPARVAGLSQVQARLLSDLAQVRTWSLRDVERLAAWYGMAAHAALDALSEAASKLIRTDVLVRQGDVVTVRVEQVKEMTK
- a CDS encoding DUF4011 domain-containing protein, with the protein product MDSEPREIRAELQERLEAWREELLDLSRRNRLLNFRHTKASTLEVREPGYANLLGRLARGIDFAPLPAQKSEEEAEEDGTPVPTPAPRGPRAGILTQRPFQEQLDKALTRLRKQSRTTETETGIWILYLGVGFLRWKGQSEQDHSEAPLLLVPVELNLTDRGRYRLAASNAAETLLNPALGIKLQEFGIDWSAVEKVPLDEPEQLITAVRKCVSEQRSWSVEEKVVLAPFTFHKETMYRDLKDNEDAVLDHPIVQAVAASPGNHIADSTLEYELQPLDRLDHQQEPETAPLVLDADAYQRRAVAAALDGRSFVLDGPPGTGKSQTIANLVAALIGAGRTVLFVSEKAAALEVVHSRLVDIGIDIAALALHDGKTKGGAVAKSLHAALHADVHPLPANLVDERDKARALRARLTDHAEAVNETDPRIGLSLNQAMGRIAVLSRSLPADTELGMVDPDPGLFERQSREWILDTAHSMTHVWDLFTVPENSRWYGIQQAQDAHEALVRALATLNELAGHHNTLRRITGGRQPDSPKAARRWVPLLKVLAERDDVPERWVVCSDFDTEVVPQAADAVDRLTGLAWLRERTEFDWRSVKDLPTLAELDADTAPVQGRSVASLELLTGEQADNAIQRCTDWIRRLAGPSQILDEAVRRTGLPVPTDRAGVLRIISVLAEVSSGPHPLPHWLTEVSPEYVRSLLTSFAQHRDRLTESRSRAQDLFHSGVLERHDIGALVDRLRLWQQAGELITERRGVPARWLAFGDFGPLVREPVLAARDRWKSHRFAVEDLGQLTDVPWNELPDFDTDDPTAEVVGLDTESTAERARTDARFFGGWATRLAEVSAVADAIAQALACPRPDHPRRTQAFLEAAVGLGTDALPLPAWLGEEEAEAARMALDDAEQAVAGLREARAVASELFSPGAVEEEGLEELNERLSGYGRFDRMLGSAFREDKRRAATMTLDGSWDKRVPERLTDVIRWQHAHRHLAQNSAAYQARLGHHWRGEETDFTAVRACLRIAVQLRQLLPVDGLSGLRRFLYQGQPLDPTTVAGARAALDELAPWEEAARQLLPSTASLFELSLGQAAAWLVAGADRLTADAALADTLTPVVGPVSTGTARAIRDCVLRARHADRDLRRHEVADQSVLATYRELLDARTRQELVDDLDWAERVSQELRAAVEPVLGPDRLDIAGIESLRAQTHTANTDEGMVGGALGRACHQDRALAASLSHSGGWDDGLNDRISDAQRWYEDHQGLWGQADVLGQAFGRYWRGEETDTALVTAALDRADLCRAELQEEERAELARFLEHGDLTDLAEDLDQARQTWSAWPRTLASLPGGSAQAHTLAPGSALSWLKQVRVRMEHLRDLLRRFRDATGRDVKAVEADREITLARRRDAAETELELHEHADREVLGSLYRVDEKLDEALQDALSWTRRARRLVGDAVGASAQQWPEGAVPSLRVKGAPDDLAHAVDEWEREAGAFASLFDDLVRPTITGRLSGELAAAEQFLFALREDVSSLERWSTALAGLEAMRSHGLGPLLERYAGSGRGPERWPDTVERAVLRAWTDRRLREDERVRREPGPVRDNEVQEFRKRDRRLHTWARQEVLHQWSDHRPPMASYSPGLGVIRREAEKKRRHMPVRKLMEEVTWEAQLLTPCLMMSPLTVSMFLPSDMRFDVVVFDEASQVKPADAINCVYRGRSLIVAGDQKQLPPTGFFDRATTDDEWDEEQQETYESLLDMCKASGRMRDIPLRWHYRSRHEDLIAFSNRKFYSSELITFPGAHLRNEDTGVAFVRVEGGLYDRGGARNNRIEACKVAERVVHHFRTRPDRTLGVVALSREQANAIEDAVDKVLERFPELRPKVEGDRLGGFFVKNLETVQGDERDVIILSVGYGPTADGRIHKNFGPINRGDGHRRLNVAITRAKRRVEVVSSFSADDLRVGPDDAEGLRRLCEYLRYAEHGPAALEAQPVGGQPEAETESPFEDSVLAVLQDWGYEVQPQVGVAGYRVDLGVIDPDLPGRYVIGVECDGAMYHSSKVARDRDRLRDGVLEGLGWRLHRIWGTDWYRDRARAQERLREAVEGAVRDARAAGGRRSSSAEVPVSEDEPAEERTPDLVRVPDEKERARAAEQAGRQRPDWLVDYVTHDYRPHEEGYWYEPRSAEARPYIAGLFLLIVENESPVELGWLYRKTLDALGGERLGSTVRANFDVTLKHLLREGRLVRDDSTIWWPGGGVAVRRPFGSAIRKISEVPSAERQEALRLIVRDSARIARKDLLRSMRETFEWGRSGKDISQAFDHDLEVLLGKGVLVEEEGVVRPADTEE